The sequence cttgtgacacgtggcattagccccccacgtcatcatccaactgatgGAAGAACTAACGTGACCAATCGTGTATCTTTCGGGATGATttcgattaattttatctttcgaaaattaaaatggaGATCGAGATATCTTTCAAGGACGATTTTGGCTATTTACTCTTATTTTACATATACGTGTGTGTAAAGTGTAGACCGTAAAAAGTgttcttaaaaaaattaaaaaacacaataaaagtaaaaaacaaaATATTAGAGATACATTCATAAAAAAAAGTCTATGGAAATGGGGTTTTACTATAACTTTCTTTAAGtatgattagaaaaataaaattttattattaataaaatttaattttgtaattttacgTTAAATGGATCAATTTTTTGTGAATTATTTTGTATGacttaaaacttaaaaaaaaataaagagtccataaatataatcaaattttttttcaattttttacatGCATCTTTTAAATAGTtattcaaatattttataaaaaaaattggatcAAATTTACAAGTTATTtgtcaattattaaaaaaattggtatttttcagttatttttattaaatttttaaatattttgagaCGTTTTTGTCGTTTTAATACTTCGAGAATAGTTTTGCCCCATCCCCTAACTCTTTTGGTTACATTTTTTAAATTtacctaatatatatatatagacatatGATATGTTATATACATTGAGTTATAaacgaaaagatttttgaaatttcaaTTGTATTATATAGATCTCTAAGATTGAAAAAAATGTACTATGTTagttcttatttttttttgtcgAGTTACTTGTGATAGTGTAAGTAATTTGACATATACACTTTTATACTGAATTAGACGAAATAATATTGCCTTAGTCTTAATGCTAAATGTTTTGATGAAACAACGTTATTTAACTTAGTTGAACTACAAAACAtcttacaaaaaatatataatcatTAAGATTAACCGATGTCGGTTTTTATCGAATATTTAGCACTAAAATTAAAGTGCCAATATTTCGTTTAATCCAACATAAAAGAAATGTGTTAAGTCATTTATAGTGTGAGAACTAATTCGATAGAAAAAGAATGAAAAGTTAATATGAtgtaattttttcaattttaaaaatattcaagTAAAACATCAAAAGTCTCTTCATTGTAAGAGATTAATCTCAAATACCACTTTGAGATTTAATTGAAAGGGATAAATTTGTAAATGATACTAGTAATAGATGTCAATAATTAATAGAAACGTGCATGGTgttttttcaatttcagtttggGCTATTGAATTTTGCTGGTGCGTGCGTGCCTACTGATATTCCCGGTTTGAGAAAGTGTGGGTGAAGTTGGAGCTAAATGAAGAAGGGTGATGCTTCCGTACTTGGGCTGCAAATTGCCATATCAATGTAGTTTTGCAATGAAGAATTAGTGTGATGCGTGTATGAGCTTAATGTGTATTAGGAGtggttcaatttttaaattttgttataaGTAAAcccattttttaataaaaaagaacaGGAGTAAAAGAGGAAAAAAGAATTGGATACTAAACCCGTGTATCtccattatatattggtatagatatGGCCTTAATGAATCCTTGTTTCATCGTAgtcatgtaaaaaaaaaaacttttgtaAAAAAGACGTTCAAAAAATTgaatataataataaaacaaaaaaaagacgAGCTAAATtttaaagtaatattttaaattaacCACTTATAATAAAAAGATTTATGAGATTTTAATTGCACTATATAAGTTTTGTAAGATGAAAAATTGCaccatattaatttttatttatttttagttattcatTGTGTTGTGGGTGATTTGGCACATGTTTTTTTATATTAGACTAAACGAAACATCattgttttagttttgaatttcaATCCTAAATATTTGATAAAACAATGACATTTAATTTTAATGAATCGCAAAACATCTTatcttataaaaaatatataatcatTAAAATTAATCGACGTCATTTTATCAAGTATTTAATGTCAAAATTAAAACGATATCATTTTGTCTAATCTAATATGAAAAGAATATGATAGATAATTTATCgtagaaaaataatttcacaaaaaaaaaaagaaaaatgtggctaatgaaatataattttttaatttaaaaactattTGTAATATAATTAAAGGTAGAAACTCAGAtacagtcgacttcacgtaaagttgatagttgagagtcatTAGATGAATTAATTAATTTGGCTAAATTTTCATGTAATGACCCTCAATTATTAATTTTACGTGAAGTTAATTGAAGTTGAGTTTTCACTGTAATTAAATATCAACAATTTTTTATTACAAGCGTGAATTTTAGAAATCACAATAAGACTTAGTTGAAAGGAAGACTATTATTAAATCATCATTTTTGTATTTCTTATTGCTCACTACTTCCTAATAGTAAAATTAGTAATAGATAACTTTTATGACATGGAACAAAAGAAgctccaaaataatttttttcaaacacAGACAAAAAAGTAAAACATAAAACGAAGAGGGAAACAAAACAAGAATGCGCGGCAAGTCTCCCGCGCTACGTGTTAATATTTTACCCTCACCTCCCTCCATTTTCCATTCTGCCAACCAAAACCAACACTTTCACACACCAATGAACCACCTCCGCCCCCAAACCCACATCGCCCCCGCCGATGAATCTGCCGCATACGGCGCCTCATCCGCGGACGCAAAGCGCGGCAAGAAGCGCGGCAGTTACAACTGCGGCCGCTGCGGTCTCCCCAAGAAGGGACATAACTGCAACGTCAAAACCCCTACTtccccttctcattcttctctcTCCACCTTCTCTGCCGTTTCCGCAGCTCCTTCTTCTGCTTCCCTGGTGCGCCAGCCGCCGCCTAACCTCCGCCGTGCGCTTTCGTTCGAAGACGCCGTCGCCGGCGGTGGCTTCGATGACGACCTGATGGACCTCGCCGGTGGAGAAGCTGGAGGTGCATTTCCCGAATCCGATCTCGATCTGGATCTGGATTCAGATTCTAGCGGTTTGCCGATGAGCCTTCTGTGGGAAGTGCTGAGGAGGCTGCCGCCGGCGGGGCTATTGTCTGCGGCAAGGGTGAGTAGAGTTTGGAGGGAGACGACGAAGAGGTTGTGGAGGGCATCAGAGGAGTTGAATGTTAGGGTTCCAGCGAGAGTTCAGGTGGGTTCTGTTGCGTCGATGTTGCAGAAGTGCCCGGGGATTGTGAAGCTCTCTATTAAAATGGAGAGGTGTGGATTCAATTCACTGGATTCTATCAAGATCTTCAGTTTTGTGTTGTTGTTACTGTTTAACTTAATGGAACAGAACTTAATCTATATCATCGAAGATTTAACCTAAATTATTTTTGGCCAATTATTCTTGTGGCACAAAGATGCATATACTTCTTGAAATTTCTAATATTTGAGATggatagatgatttgatggaaGAATAGGATAAATCTTTTTAAGAGTGCTGATACAATTCGAACCATGACCTAATCAAaacatacaaaagaaaaaaaaaatccatgttTTTGATTTGAGGAGAAACCATGTGAATCTGTTAATCCAAAAAAAGAGTGATAATATGATTGAGGTTATAAGTCTAAGCTGTGTTTTTCGTTGGTTTCTAGTGATGTGGATTCAACCATGTTGGCTTGCATTGCATTCTCATGCCCCAATCTGGAGTACATGGAGATCTCGACCACTGACACTGCTATCAATCGGATCAATGGGTACTATTCATTTTCTAAACCTTTATACATTTTCCCCCAGGATTGTGGCTGATTTGCTATATGTGGATTGATTATGTGAGCATATGTATGATATATAATGTGTCTTGTGTTGGTACTTAAGCACTTAAGCTTGTAGTATTTTCTTGTAAAGAAAGGCAAACATCTACCTTGTTATATCTGTTCAATACAATACATATTAAGagctaaaagttttttttttttttcagtatgAACCATAAACcagagattttattttattttttgtattttttccatCTGGCTTTGTCCAACCTGCCACTTTGAAAATGCAGGGATGAATTAAGTCGATTTGTTTCGGATAAGAAAAGTCTAAAGAGCCTCAAGATGGAAGGCTGCTGTAATCTAGGCCGTCTTGTTCTTTGTTCATCTAGTCTTTCCACGCTTTGGCTGTCAGATTTGTTCTCTCTTTCAAAGATGGTGATTactttctcttatttttcttttaattttgcatggtgcgttgatttttttttttttcaaatgataTTTCCCCTTGAGTTAACATTCAGTTACTAACAGATACTTTGAAATGGTAGGTCTTTAACTGTCCCCAGTTAAGAGAGATTTCCTTGGAGTTCTCTCATCAAGAAAATGATGGTACTGATCT is a genomic window of Arachis ipaensis cultivar K30076 chromosome B06, Araip1.1, whole genome shotgun sequence containing:
- the LOC107645236 gene encoding F-box/LRR-repeat protein 17 isoform X4; translation: MRGKSPALRVNILPSPPSIFHSANQNQHFHTPMNHLRPQTHIAPADESAAYGASSADAKRGKKRGSYNCGRCGLPKKGHNCNVKTPTSPSHSSLSTFSAVSAAPSSASLVRQPPPNLRRALSFEDAVAGGGFDDDLMDLAGGEAGGAFPESDLDLDLDSDSSGLPMSLLWEVLRRLPPAGLLSAARVSRVWRETTKRLWRASEELNVRVPARVQVGSVASMLQKCPGIVKLSIKMESDVDSTMLACIAFSCPNLEYMEISTTDTAINRINGDELSRFVSDKKSLKSLKMEGCCNLGRLVLCSSSLSTLWLSDLFSLSKMVFNCPQLREISLEFSHQENDGTDLKTLMEGLGRSCPSLQNIHISSMHLSHAVVLAITAAHLRELRMLSLVLGSEITDASVAAIASSYPNLELLDLSGSGISDSGIGMICNVFSETLTRLLLALCPCVSSSGIQFAMAQLPNLELMDCGMTICDPNSDNPTADNNSCELQHRSIANGHLTNQKLIIKHSRLKKLSLWGCSGLDALYLNCPQLTDLNLNSCRNLHPERLLLQCPGLENVHASCCQDLLIMAIQNQVRNAYTAMENLLLCKRLPDGSKRVRVPHHLLSNESPENDNKRRKIERRLCNVIVY